From the bacterium genome, one window contains:
- a CDS encoding omptin family outer membrane protease translates to MSHRSSGSAAVLASALALACAAVPVRAATLATAEASWQAPAGVTLSLGAGIGVLEGTAFERSYAPWLREFKLSELKWDLSDVAMAGIEGTATIGRWVRVGGTFWAAVSDGDGGMVDRDWLLRDSTADNQWTHESRHPDTTVDKGWTGDVDVDVRAFSAGALTVRGVLGYRQDVWEWSARGGTFIYTVDANGDGLIGPDEFRSRRGSFPAGRLVISYRQEYRVPYLGVVCDGAFGPVQVQGRLLYGPWVSAEDHDFHALRATTFDGEFTGGEWLGTGVAGTWHFAPRWYAVAGVEYEKYGELTGDVLVRSPEGAALYEDGGGMELETVLVRLGAGFRF, encoded by the coding sequence ATGTCACACCGCAGCTCCGGTTCCGCCGCCGTGCTCGCATCGGCGCTCGCGCTCGCCTGCGCCGCCGTTCCCGTCCGTGCCGCGACGCTTGCGACCGCAGAGGCATCGTGGCAGGCGCCGGCGGGCGTCACGCTGTCGCTCGGCGCGGGCATCGGGGTGCTGGAGGGGACCGCCTTCGAGCGCTCCTACGCGCCCTGGCTGCGCGAGTTCAAGCTCAGCGAGCTGAAGTGGGACCTGAGCGACGTCGCCATGGCCGGCATCGAGGGCACGGCGACCATCGGCCGGTGGGTCCGCGTCGGCGGCACCTTCTGGGCGGCGGTGAGCGACGGCGACGGCGGGATGGTCGACCGCGACTGGCTGCTGCGGGACTCCACGGCGGACAACCAGTGGACCCACGAGTCGCGGCACCCCGACACCACGGTCGACAAGGGGTGGACGGGCGACGTCGACGTCGACGTCCGCGCCTTCTCGGCGGGCGCGCTGACGGTGCGCGGCGTCCTCGGCTACCGCCAGGACGTCTGGGAGTGGAGCGCGCGGGGCGGCACGTTCATCTACACGGTGGACGCGAACGGCGACGGGCTCATCGGCCCGGACGAGTTCCGCTCCCGCCGCGGTTCCTTCCCGGCCGGCCGGCTCGTCATCTCCTACCGGCAGGAGTACCGGGTGCCGTACCTGGGGGTGGTGTGCGACGGGGCGTTCGGGCCGGTGCAGGTGCAGGGCCGCCTGCTCTACGGCCCGTGGGTGAGCGCCGAGGACCACGACTTCCACGCCCTGCGCGCCACGACCTTCGACGGGGAGTTCACGGGCGGGGAGTGGCTCGGCACCGGCGTCGCCGGGACGTGGCACTTCGCGCCGCGGTGGTACGCCGTCGCGGGAGTGGAGTACGAGAAGTACGGCGAGCTCACCGGCGACGTGCTGGTCCGCTCCCCCGAGGGCGCCGCCCTCTACGAGGACGGCGGCGGCATGGAGCTGGAGACGGTCCTGGTGCGGCTCGGCGCCGGCTTCCGCTTCTAG
- a CDS encoding AMP-binding protein, producing MDRPILREITLGALLDEAIAKNPDGDAVVYADRDVRWSYREFGALVDRVARGLMALGVRRGEKVAVWATNVPHWVVLQFATARIGAVLLTVNTNYRSAELSYLLRHSECENIFLIGGWRDIDYLATLHEVVPEIRQHERGRLAAPGFPHLKRAFFLGPEKHRGLYSMPELLALAAMTSHADYRARQAELSPHDVVNMQYTSGTTGFPKGVMLTHHNILNNGFWIGEHQRLTAADRVCIPVPLFHCFGCVLCVLAAVSHASTMIILETFDTLQVMVAIEKERATTLNGVPTMFISILDHPLFAKFDFSTLRSGIMAGSPCPVKTMREAIELMHLGEITICYGLTEASPVLTQTRVDDDLRRRTETVGRAMPGIEVRTVDPETGADCAPGAHGEVVCRGYNVMKGYYNQPEETARVIDADGWLHSGDLGTMDADGYLAITGRLKDMIIRGGENVYPREVEEFLLRIDGVLDVQVVGVASRKYGEEVGAFIRLKEGAALTAEDVRDACRGKISHYKIPKYVTFVEGYPMTASGKVQKYRLRDDARALWPEAMA from the coding sequence GTGGACCGGCCGATCCTGCGCGAGATCACGCTCGGCGCGCTGCTCGACGAGGCGATCGCGAAGAACCCCGACGGCGACGCCGTCGTCTACGCCGACCGCGACGTCCGCTGGAGCTACCGGGAGTTCGGCGCGCTCGTCGACCGCGTGGCCAGGGGCCTGATGGCGCTCGGCGTGCGCCGCGGCGAGAAGGTCGCCGTGTGGGCGACGAACGTGCCGCACTGGGTCGTGCTCCAGTTCGCGACCGCGCGCATCGGCGCCGTGCTCCTGACCGTGAACACCAACTACCGCTCCGCGGAGCTCTCGTACCTGCTGCGCCACTCCGAGTGCGAGAACATCTTCCTCATCGGCGGCTGGCGCGACATCGACTACCTCGCCACGCTCCACGAGGTCGTCCCGGAGATCCGCCAGCACGAGCGCGGGCGGCTCGCCGCCCCGGGCTTCCCGCACCTCAAGCGCGCCTTCTTCCTCGGCCCCGAGAAGCACCGCGGCCTCTACTCGATGCCGGAGCTGCTCGCGCTGGCGGCGATGACCAGCCACGCCGACTACCGCGCCCGGCAGGCGGAGCTGTCGCCCCACGACGTCGTGAACATGCAGTACACCTCCGGGACGACGGGCTTCCCCAAGGGCGTGATGCTCACGCACCACAACATCCTCAACAACGGCTTCTGGATCGGCGAGCACCAGCGCCTGACCGCCGCCGACCGCGTCTGCATTCCGGTGCCGCTCTTCCACTGCTTCGGCTGCGTGCTCTGCGTGCTGGCCGCGGTGAGCCACGCCTCCACGATGATCATCCTCGAGACCTTCGACACGCTGCAGGTCATGGTCGCGATCGAGAAGGAGCGCGCGACGACGCTCAACGGCGTGCCGACGATGTTCATCTCGATCCTCGACCACCCGCTCTTCGCCAAGTTCGACTTCTCCACCCTGCGCTCGGGCATCATGGCCGGCAGCCCCTGCCCCGTGAAGACCATGCGCGAGGCGATCGAGCTGATGCACCTGGGCGAGATCACGATCTGCTACGGGCTGACGGAGGCCTCGCCGGTGCTGACGCAGACGCGCGTCGACGACGACCTGCGCCGGCGCACCGAGACCGTGGGGCGCGCCATGCCCGGCATCGAGGTCAGGACCGTCGACCCGGAGACCGGCGCCGACTGCGCGCCGGGCGCCCACGGGGAGGTCGTCTGCCGCGGGTACAACGTGATGAAGGGCTACTACAACCAGCCGGAGGAGACCGCCCGGGTCATCGACGCCGACGGCTGGCTGCACTCCGGCGACCTGGGCACGATGGACGCCGACGGCTACCTCGCGATCACCGGCCGGCTCAAGGACATGATCATCCGCGGCGGCGAGAACGTCTATCCGCGCGAGGTCGAGGAGTTCCTCCTGCGGATCGACGGGGTGCTCGACGTGCAGGTCGTCGGCGTGGCCAGCCGCAAGTACGGCGAGGAGGTCGGCGCCTTCATCCGGCTCAAGGAGGGCGCGGCGCTCACGGCCGAGGACGTGCGCGACGCCTGCCGCGGGAAGATCTCGCACTACAAGATCCCGAAGTACGTGACCTTCGTCGAGGGCTACCCGATGACCGCCAGCGGCAAGGTGCAGAAATACCGCCTGCGCGACGACGCCCGCGCGCTCTGGCCGGAGGCGATGGCCTAG